From the genome of Meriones unguiculatus strain TT.TT164.6M chromosome 17, Bangor_MerUng_6.1, whole genome shotgun sequence:
CACAAGGCTCCCCAGGTCGGATGGGGAAACCGAGGCCCGGAGAAGCCCAGACACCGGACGAGAGCGATGACAGCCTGACCTCGGATCCTCCGCCTGCACTGTGTCCTGTCTCGGCCTCAGTCTCCCCTGGTCCCCAGGACACACGGGCGGGACGGCGGGCGGCATCCTCACCAATTCTTGACCAGTTCCCGGTAGCGCGGGCCTAGAAACCTGCTCAGCATCGCTGCAGGGCCTCAACAGTCAGGGTCACCCTGTTCCGCTCCCCTGGGCCACGGCGCCCGTGCAGACGTACGCCGCATGCGCGAAGGGAAACGCACCACCTCTTCCGGTGGCGGAGCCAATCGGCTCCTCAGACGTTTACGTCTACTTCCGGGGAGGGGAGACGGACAGGGCCAGACCCCGCCCCGGTGGGCGGGTCCTCTGTTGCTTGGCGCGCTGAGGGCGCCGCGGAGCCCGGCGGTGGCTTCTGGCAGCCCCAGGCGCGGGAATGGTGACTTTGAGCACGTAGCACTGATTGGATAAGCCTTCATAATAGATATGCGTCGTCGCTTTTGAGACGGACTCTCCGGTAGCCAGGGCTGGCCTCAGGGCCTGTTGCTTGCTAGGAGTGCTCCCCGCACCGATCCCGTGCGCAGTCCCCGAGGGGAGAGGCACGGATCGGAGCGCAGCTTTGCACGCAGTGGCGGTCGCCACCGAGTCGTTGAGGGAATGTGGCCAAATAGCAGGGCCGCTCGGGACCTCCCTTTGCCCGGCGCACAGGCAGGCTTTCAGTGGTCACCCTTTCTGCCTAAGTCCGTGTTCTGTCTGACCTCCCAGCTTCTCAGGAAACGCCCTGCCCGTATCGCTGACTGGCAGAAAGGTGGgcacatcctcacacacacatcCCTCAGGAAGCATTTTAGAGGCTGTTTAAGCCAGGTGCCTGAATGGTGGGACCCGAAAGCCCAAAGGAAGGTCTGTCCTTTGTCTCGTGGGCCCCACTCTTGGCGGGTGTCTAGTGGTTAGTGACTGGTATGTGGGTGTCTGCTGAGCTCTGGACCCCACAAGTCCCATGGTCACAGGTTCTATTCTGCCACTGTCCTTAGCCAAGAACCAACAGAGTCCACAGTGCTGGGAGCTGGGGTTGAGGGGAGGGGTGGCTCGCTACTCGGTTGGAGGTTCCATTCCCCAGGGAATTGCGGAAGGGATAGGGGGATAGCACTCAGGAGACCACGTCCTCTGGTAGACACAAGATGACATCGGGCCAAGCAgacagctcagtaggtaaagtgtcacacaagcatgaggacccacaCGAAAGGCCAcgtgtggtggcccatgcttgtaaccccagcactgggaaggcactCAGGACTCAAAGGCTCAGGCACTCTGGCCTAAGCGGTAAGTAAGCTGCAGGTTCAGTCAGACCGTCTCAAAAGCTAAGGTGGAGAAGTGAGCAGGAGCACCAGCTAGTCAAGAGTCTGCACACCCACGGTACACAGATACATATGCATATGCAGACAGAAACACCCGtccactcttaaaaaaaaaaaggctgggtatggtggcccttcgtttaatgccagcatttggggGACTAGACCTGAGTTCAGTATCAGCCTTAACAACACAGCAAGCTCCAAGCCAGACACACACAGTGCAACtttatctaaaacaaacaaaacgggAAGCATTAAGGTATCGGGTCTCAGTGGCAAGGTGCctgccaggcacacacacacaggaatttgACTTTGGATACCTGTGTAGGGAGATGTGGTTATGCACCTCTGTAACTAGCTCAGAGACTGTTACACGGGTGGTCACGGAACCCAGGGTTCGTGTATAGGTGCTGAGCTATTAGCTGAGCCACAACCTCAGTGCACGCCCCACCCCTGGCCCTGCCGCTGGCCAGCAGTGTACATAGAGATGGCTGATGGACCTTTCTGGGACACAGGGATTCACGGACACTTGGGCCAAGGACAGGTGGGTTGCTTCTAGACACCTCAGCTGATGGGAAATCTGACCCCTCACTTGCCTGCCGATTCGCCTGAAAACGAGCCTCTGAAGCAAGGATGCAGCAGGCCGGAGCTCTGCATTCTCTCCAACCCAGCTGTTCCTTCCAGTGGTTTCCAGAAGTGCCGAGTCCCAAGCCAAAGTGACAAACGGATTGTCTACCATAATAAGGTGTTACCATGGTTCCAAACAGTCCCTCGTTGGAGATTTTTGGGGTTTCCAGGGAGAGTAGCTTGTGGGGACAGAGGTCAGCATGGAGCAGGTATGACAGAATGCTTTTGGGGATCGTCAGTGAGCTCATCATCATCCTTTGCAGATGGTGCTGGGATCTGAAAATTGGGTGGATCCTTGGAGGGGGACCCAGGGACCAGGGTACAACCTGGATGAAGATGCTAATGGCTGCACCAGTCACTGAAAAGCCAGCTGTGGGTTGGAAGCATGTGTGATGGCTCATCTTGGTTGCCAGCTTGACATCTGGAATCAACCAGCCCAAGCAGCTGGGTACACTTGTGGGAGTCTCTTGACTGGACCACCCTAAACCTGGGCCACACGGTCCGGTGGGAGCCCACACAAAAGGGCGTGGAGGAGGAAGCTTTTGCTTTCTGCCTGCTCGCCCTCACTCTCGCTGGCGGGTTCATCTACCCTGCTGCGGAGGCATTCCTTCGCTCGTGTTAGAACCTACTTGTTCAGGATTCCAGTGCAGACCGAAGAGCAGCGCTCCCTAGGAATCTGCCAGGACTCCAGCTCTGGATCAGGACTGCTGAGACACCCAGCTTCCTGGGGTTCTTGGAGAGTCACCATTGGGAATACCCAGACCATGGCCTGTAAACAGTACTAGCACCCGCGCCTACATACGGACATCCCAGTGGAAGCAACTCCTCAGGCCCATTTCCCATGAGCAGCAGACTGCTCGGTTAAACCAAGGAGCACAAACATGCCTGGCACAGACTGGCCACGGGTGCAGcgagtggggagagggaggggacacAGGCCATCCAGACAAGGTCAGGCCTTAGGGTCGGGGCTGCCCTTAGATCACTGGGTCTTTTGAATAATGCTACTTTAATAACCTTGCAGACCATGAAATAAGACGCTGGATTCTAGAAACAGGAACAGACAGGAGACTTTTATACAAAAATTTGTTGCTTAcaaaacatacacaaaagaaagcttaaaaaaaatgACACGGAAGGCCTCGTTCTTGCTAACTTttgtctacattaaaaaaaaaatttgataaCTAACATTCTTTtattctccttaaaaaaaaaaaattttttttttttttttttgcttaggcACGATGTGCTGGTGGCTCTGAACTAGAAGCCAGTCCTGGGCGGCCCCTTGCCAGGGCGCGGTCCCGATTCTTCCGTCTTACATAATTAAggcatcttttcttcttttctgaaaagTGAGCATGCGGCTTTGTTTCCAGTTTCGGTTAATCGAGGGGGGAAGCTCCCTTCAGCTTGGTTACTGGGGCCAAGCCACGCCCGCTGCTCAGGGGCACCCCAGGCCCCGAGGTGCCTCAGGAGCCTCGCTGGCACCACGATGGGTATGGGCCCTTGGCCCATGCCTTGCTGGAGTCCTGCCTCGTCCAGGACCATCCTGGGCACACCCTGGGCGGAGAGTGCGGTGGTCCCTGGTCCCACAAAGACTCTGCGACGCTCACAGGTGCCCGGTCGGGTTGTGGGCCTCGCCCAGGGCCGGGTGGGCAGCCGACAGCGCCAGCTGGGGATCCCCGACCACGCCAgacaccttctcctcctcccgcCGCTTCAAGCAGGCCGCCTTGGGGTTCAGGTTGCGTTCTGGGGGGAgtgaggaaggagagagcagtgGGAGACGGTTCCCACgaggggacggggggggggggactgggacTGTGCTTCGGTGACCCCGGCCAACAGCAGGCCAGGGCAGGAGAGGGTGGGCGCGGCCTACCTCGCACCTGCTGCTCCAGGCCCAGGATAACCTGCACCGCCTGCTGCAGGATCAGCAGCTTGGTCTGCGCCTTATCCGACTTGAGGTGCAGCTGGCACATGCGGCCCAGCTCCCGGAAGGCCTCGTTAATGTCCCGCACGCGCACCCGCTCCCGCGCGTTATTGGCCATGCGCCTCTCCCGGTCCCTCAGGTCCTTCTCCTCCAGGGACAGCACCTCGTCCGTACTGCTGGGTCACAGCACCGAGCCTCCATCAGGGGGGGCTGGGCCACCTCGTGCTATGTGTAAGGTGTGAGGCAGAGCTGGTGCCGTGCTAGCGTGTGGGtgatgtgggtgggtgggtgggtggcagcGTTGTTGGGAGGAATGTGCATGCTGGGTGCTGGCAGTTCTGCAGTGCGGGCAGTGGTGTCCTGTGCAGGCCATCTGTCTGTGTGTCCTCACACCCATTTCTCCAGAGGCCGTTGGTTACTCTGGGAAGGTCCGAGGCCTTACTGTCCCCTAACACACACAGAGGTGGAACCTCCACAGGGCAGTGGGTCTCAGCTGATCTGCTGACTCGTTTCTTGCTGTTCCTGCTTGTGGCTGAGGGAGATTCAGCACGGCAGAGGCTCGGACCCTGAGCCAGGGCTCATGGGAGCAAACAGCACTCGGCCTCAGCCCTGATCCCAGAGCCATAAGCCACCCTAGCTGGGCAGGAGTGTCGACTCCCAGGCCCAGGGACCTGACTAATGTCCTCTACCGTGATGGCACCTGAGGCAGTGGCTCCAGACGGCCGGACACAAGGCTAAGACTGTCCGTACCCAATGTCTCAAGCTGACCCGGATACTTCCTGACAGGAAGCAGGTGCTGGCATGGCTCCTCCCTCCCAGTGCTGAGCCCTATACCTCATTCTCCTCTGGGAGGGCAGACTACTGCCAAAGCCCTGGCACACAGGCTGCGAGGCCCCTTGCTACCCATGTCTCCTGTCAGCTCTGGGCCGAGCAGATCCCTCTGGGTGGCGGCACAGGCCCCAGACCTCAGGACAAGCGCGCAGACCAAACTGCATGTGGGCACCAGAGGCTGTGTGCCCAGAGGACTGTTTCTTTTCCAAGTCCCCGCAGGGCCTTCCGGGACAAAAGGCCCCAGGTCACGGTGTGGCCAGCCCTGTCCACAGGGCAGCAGGTGCGAGGTGAAGAGCGGTGGGTGGCAAGTGAAGGCAGGGAACGGCTAGGGCAAAGGGGGGCAGCAAGAAAGAGACAGCAGATAGGCGGACTGGGGGGTCACGGGGTGGGCCGTGCACTTGGCTGCCATAGAGACCTTGGAGCCAAGGGGACAGCAGGCGACCGGGCAGATCCCACCATGCTGCAGGAGAGAAAAGGTTAACGGCAGGCAGGCCAGGGCGAGCACAGGTTAAGGAAGCAACGGGGTCTGAGCTGTCTTCCTCCCTAACCCGCCCTGGGGCAGGTGGATTAACACCATCTTGGATGGGGAAACGGAATCAGGGAGTAAGCTGAATAGGGAAGGTGGTTCAGACACCGGCTGGCACCCCTGGGTTCTTGGGAGCGGGGTGTCACTGGCCGGTAACGGCCAGGCTCTAGGCTAAGGCTGGGCTGGCAAGAGCCTAGGGATGGGGATGGTCCTGGCTGAAGTCCTTGGCCTAGAGCGGCAGCAAGGCAGAGCCCGGGCCTGTCAAAGGCGGTGTTCAAGATGAGGAAGGTGAAAGGTGAGTCAGTCAAGAGGGGCCGGTCAGCACTGGGGACAGCAGGCCTGGAGGACAGCCATGTGGGGACAGACCCAGAGGAGAAGCAGTTGGGTGGGGACAGCAGAGCTGCAGGATGACCTGTGGTGGGGTCAGCGCGTGACCAGAACAGGGCAGGGGACAGCTGGAAGACAGTGGGCAGTGAGGAGTAGCCACGTGGGAGACGCAGGGGCAGGAGGTGAGGACACAGGGAGGAGTCAGTCAGTGTGAAGTCAGTGTGTGTGGACAGTGAATGTGCaatcagtgtgtgtggggggggtcagTCCGTGTGGGGTCAGTGTGTGGACAGTGTGTGGGGGTCAGTGTGTGGACAGTCCATGTGTGAGGACAGTCCGTGTGGACAGTGTGTGAGGACAGTCCATGTGGGGTCAGTGTGTGAGGACAGTCAGTGTGGACAGTGTGTGAGGATGGTCCATGTGGGGTCAGTGTGTGGACAGTCAGTGTGGGGTCAGTCCGTGTGGACAGTGTGTGAGGACAGTCCCTGTGGGGTCAGTGTGGGGTCAGTGTGGGGACAGTCCGTGTGGACAGTGTGTGGGGAGTGTCCGTGTGGAATCAGTGTGTGGACAGTCCGTGTGGGGTCAGTGTGAGGACGGTCTGTGTGGGGTCAGCGGGGCAGCAGCGGGCGAGCTGGGCAGAGCTGGGGCAGCGGTGGGCAGGACCCGGCGTGGGGAGGGCGGCTGCGCCGGGGCGCAGGGAGGGAGCGCGGTGAGGCGCGGGGCGGGCCGCCCACTGACCTCGCACCTGCTGCTCCAGGCTGAGGATGACGGCCACGGCCTGGTGCAGGATGAGCAGTTTGGTCTGCGGCTTCTCGCTGCTGAGGTGCAGCTGGCACATGCGGCCGAGCTCCTTAAAGGCCTCATTGATGTCTCGGACGCGCAGGCGCTCTCGGGCATTATTGGCCACCCGGCGCTCCTTCTCCCGCTCAGCCTTCTGCTCTGGGGGGAGAAGGTCGTCCTCATCCTCGTCTGCGCTATGGGGGAGGGGAGCCGGGGGCCAGAGGGAGACAGTGAGGTGACACAGTGGCTGGCCTGCAGGGCCTCCCGGGTCTCTGTGCAGGTGagacgtgtgtgcgtgtgtagcgtgtgatgtgtgcacatgtgccccGAGGGGAGGGGTTTGGCACCTGGTGCGTGTGCGTGCGGCCTTGAGGTCCTTCTTGTCCTCCTCGGCGTCTGCCACTGACGCGTTCTCCtcgtcctccttctcttcccgcTTGATCTCACCGGCACCTGCTGTGGCCGCCGCCCTCCCGAGTCCTGCAAACACGAGGaggtgagggggcagcagccacaggccccaggccccaggccccaggccccAGGAGGCCCTGCCAGGACGAAGCAGACAAAACACAAGACAACCAGGACCACTGCCTCAGCTTGCACCACCCCACACTGGCCAGGCTCAGAGGTGCTCCCCACTGGAGCCTCCAGACACTGAAGTCGGCTGGAACCCCGCCTCACGTCACGTCACGCCACGCAACCACGagctggagacaggaggaaacCTGCGCTGTCTCAACAGCTCGGATTCACAATTTCTAGACGTGTATGGGAACAGCCGgccagtggtggcgcacgcctgtaatcccagcgctcaggaggcagaggcaggcagacctctgaggccagcctggtctacacggtgagtctaggacagccagggctacacagagaaaccctgtctcagaaaaccaaaccaaaccaaagcattTTTTAGGAAGTAGAGAGACGGGAGGAGGAGCCCTGCTGTAAACTCCAGGCAGGAGCGGTTTGTGGAACGCTGCTCGAGGAGGCAGACAGTACCTGTCTGTTGCTCCCGCACACGGAGGCTGAGCTATGAAggccacaagttcaagaccagcctgtggTACACAGGGAGGTTATGCCGGCACATGCCTCATCCCAGCGCCTGGGTAGCCAAGGCCAGAGAccaaaaattcaaggtcatcccagCTACACAGTAATTTAaaggccagccggggctacatgagacactgtctccaacaacaaaagcaaaaaaaaaaaaaaaaaaaaaaaaagacaacaagctACGACAGGCCAAATGCTGAGTGGAGCTGCCTGGGTTTTAAAAGTCAGCTTCAGAAGCGCTGACAGGCACCTAGGACCGGGTCCTCTGTTGACATCATCCCTGGCCTCACACACGCCGAATCCAGAGTCCCTAACACTGCCAGTGGCTCCCCATGACCACCGGAAGTCACCTGTGAATTCAAAGGTGGGCCgttcctgccctgccctctgctggcccacAGGGTCCCTGCACGCTGGCCTGTCACAGCCTCGCCTCCTCATCTCCCTTGCTCTCCCTACAAGGGCTCTGCCCTGCACCACCCCGCCAGGGGCCTTTGCACAGGCCGTGCCTCCTCTACAGGGTCACCCTCTAGGACCCCCGATTCTACTTCCTTCCACATGCTCTACGTCCTGCTGGCTCTAATATCCCCTGAACCCGCTGGTATCTCCTATCAAAAATGCACCTATCCTAGGCCCTCATCTGAGAAGCAGGCACCCCCACTTCGCTGGAATCCGGGGCCCACCTTGTGGCATCAGAACACAACAGTCCCGAGCCTGTAGGCTGCAGGACCTAGACAACAGAGACGGGCACGCTGATTGCTCTTGGTCCCTTGGTGGCaggggattgtgtgtgtgtgtgtgtgtgtgtgtgtgcgagcgcGCGTGGGCACAGGGGCTAAGGGCGGGAGAGCAGGGAAAGTCATCTGTCAGGCGACCAGCTCTTGTCACTGACTTATCCCTGGATGGTCCCTCACTGACCTGGAGGACCGATTTTCTGCACGGCTGGCTACCAGCCTCAGGgcccctcctgcctctggcctctCAGGGCTGGTCACACTCCTGGCCTCCTAAGGTGGCTTACGAGGTCTGCTCAGGGGAAGGGCACGGAGAGCGCATCTCCCCACCAAGGGCTCTCAGTGGTCGGCAGGGGACTGGCGAACATGGGGCTTGTCCGCTGCAGCCTGCCCGCCCGAGTCCGTCTGTCTCCGCCTCCCCGGCATGCAAGGCTGTGCGCACTGTGCTTTCTCAGGCTTCTAGGGCACCCAGCTCAGCTTCAGCAGCGGGTTACGTACAGACTGAGTCCGCCCCAGCCCGGGACAGGAATCCTGTCCTTCCCCTCTCTACTTCGGCCCCGGGACTTACCGCTGTAGGAGTCCGGTGGCCTCTGCGGAAGGTCAGGGAGGGAGCCGGGCTGGCTCGGGAGGCTGGCATGGCTGTGCAGAAGAGCGGCACCACTGGCGAGGCCATCCTCAGGGTGGCTCCCGCCGACCTACGGCAAGCGAGGAGACATGTCACCGTGGCTGTGGTCCCAACGCGTTACCCACCCCGACCCAGGCAGTTACTCACCAAGCCTGTGTGCCGCCCGCCCAGCGGCATGGGGCCCGAAAAGCTTGTGGTCAGGGCCCCATGGCCAGGCAGAAGTCCGTGGAGATCGCTGGCCGTGCCAACAGCGTGGCTGCGAAGGACATGGATGGCCTCATCTAAGCGATCCTCCATCTTGCCCTGCTGTGAGAGTGGGGAGGGCAGGCACTGAGGTGCAAGCGCATGTGTGAACACGCTCACACACTCATATGCACGcacacattgtttttctttctttttttcccaagacagggtctctctgtatacccctggctgccctggaacacTCTGCAGCCCCGGCTGGCCTCTGcctgggactgcaggtgtgtgctatcacactcaactcttattttattttttatttttttggtgcaTACGCTCACTTTTAATTGCTTCACCCAGGGTTTCCCTCTGTGGTCCAGGATACTCAAACTTGTAATCCACCCCAGCTCGCCTTGCTCCTGAAGACCCACCCTTCAACTCCTAACCCGCCTGCCTGCCTCTACATCCCAAGAGCGAGCGGACACGACAGGCAGTGACACCAGAATCCGTGTCTGCAGTGCTGGTGAGAGCCCAGAGCCTCGCACACAGCAGGTGAGTACTCTGCCACTGATCCCCAGCACAGCAGCAGCAGGCGACTTGTCCCTCACCACTTAAAGCCTGTGTCCCCCGAGGCTCGCCATGGCCTCTCCTGTTTAGAAGCTGTCCTGACTGGGACTCAACTGACTTCTCTCCCAGGAGGACTCCGTACTGCGCTAGAGATGGACAGATTGGCATCTGGTGCCCCAGCTCATGGGGAGGGGACACTCACCAGGCCATGGAGACCCCCATCGTAGCCGGGGGATAAGGCACTGGGCACCCCTGCCCGGGGCCACTGTGACGTCCCTGGAAGAAAGGCACGGGTGGGAAGATGGGCAGTGGGGACAGGGTGGAGAGCTTGCCCACATCTAGATGCCCTTGAAGACGCCTGGCATAGCCACCCGAACCCTCCCCGCCAACCCCAGAGGAGGCAGCCCCGACACAAGCAGGGGCTTCAAAGATAGTttcctcctgtccctccaggccTGAGCTCACTGCTCCGCACACAAGCAACACAGCTCCAGAGATGACTAGACAGGCCAAGGTGAAGACAGGCGtgggactcgctctgtagaccaggctggcctcgaactcagagatccatctgcctgtgcctcctgagtgccaccaCACCATGCAGAGCCAGTTATTTTTAACCCCAACCCCGCAGGGCTTCTGGAAGCCTGCAGCTCCTGGCTTCCCTTGTCCCTAGCAGATGACACTGGAGCGGTGCGCCTCACCAGAGCCAAGCCTGAGTCCGCAGTTAATGTTTATCGAGTGGACAGGTAACAGGCTGAGCCCAGCTCTCCTCAACCAAGCGCCACCTCTCACTACCTAGCCAGGGCTGCAGACTGGGGGAGCCCGGGGGTCACCGTGGTTTCCATGCCCCACACACCTGGCAGGCCCTGGGGTGAGCCCACAGGCGTTGAGGGGCTAGATGAGAAGTTATTGCTGGAGTGATCTGGAGAGTAGATCTGCAGTGGGAGGAATGGAAGATAGGCAATCAGGGCCACCATGAGGCTACCAGAAGCCCCCTCTGCCAACACCCGGGACCCTGCTCACCGAGGCCAGCGCCTTCCCAAGGGCATCCCCTGAGCTGCTGGCTGTAGTCCCTCGAGCACCTGTGGGAGGAGAAGTGAGCCCCAAGCTGGGAGCCTCCATCCTGAAAGCCGAGTAGGACCCCCACCCCGCCCGAGGGCCCCAACTCAGCATCGGCAGAAGCCATGACCACTGTCCAGTTCCTGCCTAACGCTGACACCTGCCTTCCAGGTGAACGAGGCTCCCTCTCTGACTCAGTTTACCCAGAGTGAAGTGGAAAACTTACTTTTCATGGGGTATGTCCCCAATAATCTACCAAGGCCGACCTGGCACAGGGAGAGACCATGTCCCGGGCTCTGGGGCCTAGCAAGTGTCCCTTCCCCATGGAGCCCTGACGCTTGTCCCACCCTGGCCCAGCAAACCCCAGGTGGGGCCTTACCCATAAGGCTGTCAGCCCCGCTCACAGGTGGCGTGTGGCCAGAAGTCCCACCATAAGTGCCAGGGGTGGCTGAGAAGCTGGACACAGCCGGAAGCGAGCCATTGACCTCGGATCCGTGCAGCTGGTAGCTCTGAGGGGACAATTAGTAGGCAAGGGGCAGGGCGATGGTTGAGGGGTGGGCAGGGCGAGGCGACTGCCGGTACCCCCGGGCCCCCGACCGCAGCACCTACCACACGCTCCTGCTGCTGGAGGCCCCCAAAGGCACCGCTTCCCACGGAACTGCTGCCCGGTGCAAGGGGTAGAGGGGACGAGCCATCACCCAGCATGGGCCCAAAGCCCGCTTGGCTTGGGGGACTCCAGAGCTCCGCTGAGGGATGCAGGCTGCCGTCTGTGTAGAGAGGGACGGTGAGTGGAGGAAGCCTGGCCCCACAGAGGGACACCCCCCCCCCGGGGAGCCCTGCGCACCTGCCATGTAGAAGGGGGAGGGATAGGCGCTGCTGGGGGTCTTGGCGGAGGGGTAGGCCACAGCATCCCTGCTGTAGCTGTCACCTGAGCTGGCTGGATACACCTGCAGGAGGGCACAGTCAGCCAGGAGGAGTGGGAGGCAAGGCTCCCCAGCCCCATCTTCCTTCCCTGCCAAGCCCAGGCCCTGGAGTCTGGGGTGTTCACTTCTGATGACCTCACTTCCCTGTGCTACCTTAGaggcctctccttcctctccaggGCACCTTGGCACGCCTCACAGAAAAACTCCTGGTGAATCCTCAAAGCCCCACCGCTAATGTTCAGCTCGCTGTTTTTCCTCGTCTAGCATCTGCCAGTGCTGGAAACCTCCCTGTCCCTCCAGTATGTAGGACCCTGGGCCACAGAGCAAGAGTCCCAGCGTAGTATCTGGCCCTAGTTCCCCAGAGCACAGAAGGTGCAGAGGAGACAACAGCATTGACCCTGACCAGCTGGCACTGTCTGGAACTCTTGAGAGTCTGAGGAACAGAACGGGGACCAGCCCTCACTGTCTGCCCCGGCAGAGGACGTGGGACGGGAGCGGTGCTCATGCCTGCCTTGGCAGAGGAACAGGTAGCAAGTCTGAGCCGGCTGCAGCGTTAACTTCCACTTAGCATAAGTGGGTCTGTTGGCCACAGTCTCTGATCTCAGCTCTGGCCCCCAactctccctgtgtgtgtttcttggggAGCTTTCGTCTATGTTCCCCTCCTGCCCTGACATCAAAGGGAACGGCAGGGCTCCGGAGCCACAGAGGAAGCAGGTGCCCGAGGCTTTTGTAGATGAGGTGCCATGGCGcctctcctgcctttacctccccagagctgggggaGGCGGCCAGGTTGGAGAATCCGGCACACTGCCTTTCTCAACACGATTAAATCACAGGCACACGGTGCCGTGAGCCACGGAGGGCCAGCCGCCATCTGCTGGGGTTGGCAATCTGCCAGTCACCAAGCCGATGGGCGGGACACTTGCAGCCTTGGCAGGTGGGTGTGGCTGGAGAATAGGTGGGACctggctccccacccccaaaaggtCTTAG
Proteins encoded in this window:
- the Tcf3 gene encoding transcription factor E2-alpha isoform X3 gives rise to the protein MNQSQRMAPVGSDKELSDLLDFSMMFPLPVANGKGRPSSLAGTQFAGSGLEDRPSSGSWGNSDQNSPSFDPSRTYSEGAHFSESHSGLPSTFLGPGLGGKGGERSTYASFGRDSSVGPLGQAGFLPGELGLSSPGPLSPTGVKSSSQYYPSYPGNPRRRAADGGLDTQPKKVRKVPPGLPSSVYPASSGDSYSRDAVAYPSAKTPSSAYPSPFYMADGSLHPSAELWSPPSQAGFGPMLGDGSSPLPLAPGSSSVGSGAFGGLQQQERVSYQLHGSEVNGSLPAVSSFSATPGTYGGTSGHTPPVSGADSLMGARGTTASSSGDALGKALASIYSPDHSSNNFSSSPSTPVGSPQGLPGTSQWPRAGVPSALSPGYDGGLHGLQGKMEDRLDEAIHVLRSHAVGTASDLHGLLPGHGALTTSFSGPMPLGGRHTGLVGGSHPEDGLASGAALLHSHASLPSQPGSLPDLPQRPPDSYSGLGRAAATAGAGEIKREEKEDEENASVADAEEDKKDLKAARTRTSSTDEVLSLEEKDLRDRERRMANNARERVRVRDINEAFRELGRMCQLHLKSDKAQTKLLILQQAVQVILGLEQQVRERNLNPKAACLKRREEEKVSGVVGDPQLALSAAHPALGEAHNPTGHL